In a genomic window of Streptomyces pristinaespiralis:
- a CDS encoding GlcG/HbpS family heme-binding protein, with product MSTTATAIAPLTVQDAETLLETARAAAEAAGVTVAVSVLDAGGHLLAFRRDDRAVLIAGETSTRKAYTALQLGAPTADLVDAVQPGGLFHSLPTALDRPLLFIAGGIPVFRDGRLVGAVGVGGGAPEQDHGFATAAVTALDGGTRTDENAAA from the coding sequence ATGAGCACCACCGCCACCGCCATCGCCCCGCTGACCGTCCAGGACGCGGAGACCCTGCTGGAGACCGCCCGCGCCGCCGCTGAGGCGGCCGGTGTCACCGTCGCCGTCAGCGTCCTCGACGCGGGCGGCCACCTGCTGGCCTTCCGCCGTGACGACCGGGCGGTACTGATCGCCGGCGAGACCAGCACCCGCAAGGCGTACACCGCGCTCCAACTGGGCGCCCCCACCGCCGACCTCGTCGACGCCGTGCAGCCCGGCGGCCTCTTCCACAGCCTGCCGACCGCGCTCGACCGGCCGCTGCTCTTCATCGCCGGCGGCATACCGGTCTTCCGTGACGGACGCCTCGTCGGAGCCGTCGGCGTCGGTGGCGGCGCTCCGGAGCAGGACCACGGCTTCGCCACCGCCGCGGTCACCGCGCTGGACGGCGGCACGCGCACCGACGAGAACGCCGCCGCCTGA
- a CDS encoding NPP1 family protein, producing the protein MRSTSRIRRVSLVLGSAAVLVMASSGSAVAAPPTALPANADGLEQTFQPAYDYDTDGCYPTPAIGPDGTIATGLNTTGAVNGQCRDAWDLDNTNGYARYKCNNGWCAIMYGLYFEKDQAVAGSGLGGHRHDWEHVVVWVQNNEARYVSTSAHGNFDIHGRDRIRWDGTHPKIVYHKDGLSTHCFRPANSGDEPPENHYHGWQFPRLVGWNGYPAGLRDKLSQAQFGSAVFGLKDGNFNYHLEKAKPAGIPFDPHA; encoded by the coding sequence TTGCGCAGCACATCACGTATCCGCAGGGTCTCGCTCGTTCTCGGCAGCGCCGCCGTGCTCGTCATGGCGTCTTCCGGCAGCGCTGTCGCCGCCCCGCCCACCGCCTTGCCCGCCAACGCGGACGGACTGGAGCAGACCTTCCAGCCGGCCTACGACTACGACACGGACGGGTGTTACCCCACACCCGCCATCGGACCGGACGGGACCATAGCCACCGGACTCAACACGACCGGGGCGGTCAACGGCCAGTGCCGTGACGCATGGGACCTCGACAACACCAACGGATACGCGCGCTACAAGTGCAACAACGGCTGGTGCGCGATCATGTACGGCCTCTACTTCGAGAAGGACCAGGCCGTCGCCGGCAGCGGACTCGGCGGGCACCGCCACGACTGGGAGCACGTCGTCGTGTGGGTGCAGAACAACGAGGCGCGGTACGTGTCCACCTCCGCCCACGGCAATTTCGACATCCACGGCAGGGACCGCATCCGCTGGGACGGCACCCACCCCAAGATCGTCTATCACAAGGACGGTTTGAGCACGCACTGCTTCCGGCCCGCGAATTCGGGCGACGAGCCGCCGGAGAACCACTATCACGGATGGCAGTTCCCCCGCCTCGTCGGCTGGAACGGTTATCCGGCGGGCCTGCGCGACAAGCTGAGCCAGGCTCAGTTCGGCAGTGCCGTATTCGGTCTGAAGGACGGGAACTTCAACTACCACCTGGAGAAGGCCAAGCCGGCCGGCATCCCGTTCGATCCCCACGCCTGA
- a CDS encoding GNAT family N-acetyltransferase, with protein sequence MLRDWQHVHNTIIPSHVLSLDEVRERSGRHRLTVAYLGDVLVGCSTVRPPADGTSTATVISRVLPDHRRQGIGTRLYERELAEARALGADVIETVVLASNEDGLRFAHSQGFAETDRYLLPGDSVPYIDLRLV encoded by the coding sequence ATGCTCCGTGACTGGCAGCACGTCCACAACACGATCATCCCTTCGCACGTCCTGTCGCTCGACGAGGTCCGTGAGCGCTCCGGGCGCCATCGCCTGACCGTGGCGTACCTCGGCGACGTCCTCGTGGGCTGCTCGACCGTCCGCCCGCCGGCGGACGGCACGTCGACGGCCACGGTGATCTCCAGGGTGCTCCCCGATCACCGTCGCCAGGGCATCGGCACACGGCTCTACGAGCGGGAGTTGGCCGAGGCGCGCGCCCTCGGCGCGGACGTGATCGAGACGGTCGTGCTCGCGTCCAACGAGGACGGGCTCCGGTTCGCGCACTCCCAGGGGTTCGCCGAGACCGACCGGTATCTGCTGCCGGGCGACAGCGTGCCCTACATCGACCTCCGGCTGGTCTGA
- a CDS encoding MFS transporter, whose protein sequence is MPLALLALAVGAFGIGTTEFVIMGLLPEVAADFGVSIPTSGLLVTGYALGVVVGAPLMTALGSKVSRKRMLMLLMGLFVVGNVLSALAPTFGMMLTGRIVASLAHGAFFGIGSVVAAGLVAPDKKAGAIAMMFTGLTVANVVGVPGGTLIGQSIGWRTTFMIVALLGVIGLAGIARLVPDMPKPQGVRLRDEVAAFKNAQVLLAMAMTVLGFGGVFAAITYITPMMTEVAGFADTSVTWLLVLFGVGMVGGNLLGGKYADRHLMPLLYTTLTALAVVLALFTVTAHHKVLAAISILLVGALGFATVPPLQKRVLDQAHGAPTLASAVNIGAFNLGNALAAWLGGMVIAAGMGLTAPNWVGAVLAAAALVLAVLSAFLERRESRGGSRVLAGSTAAEPATTAGGTTTGTVTAPEPAPVTAAHR, encoded by the coding sequence ATGCCTCTTGCGCTGCTGGCCCTGGCTGTCGGTGCCTTCGGCATCGGCACCACCGAGTTCGTGATCATGGGGCTGCTCCCCGAGGTCGCGGCCGACTTCGGGGTCTCGATCCCCACCTCGGGTCTGCTGGTGACCGGCTACGCCCTCGGCGTGGTCGTCGGCGCCCCCCTGATGACCGCACTCGGCTCCAAGGTGTCCCGCAAGCGGATGCTGATGCTGCTGATGGGCCTGTTCGTCGTGGGCAACGTCCTGTCGGCCCTGGCGCCCACCTTCGGGATGATGCTCACCGGCCGGATCGTGGCCTCCTTGGCCCACGGCGCGTTCTTCGGCATCGGTTCCGTCGTGGCAGCGGGGCTGGTCGCCCCGGACAAGAAGGCCGGCGCGATCGCGATGATGTTCACCGGCCTGACCGTCGCCAACGTGGTCGGTGTCCCCGGCGGCACCCTGATCGGCCAGTCCATCGGCTGGCGCACCACCTTCATGATCGTCGCCCTGCTCGGTGTGATCGGCCTGGCCGGCATCGCCCGGCTCGTCCCCGACATGCCGAAGCCGCAGGGCGTGCGGCTGCGCGACGAGGTGGCCGCCTTCAAGAACGCCCAGGTGCTGCTGGCCATGGCGATGACCGTGCTCGGCTTCGGCGGCGTGTTCGCCGCGATCACCTACATCACGCCGATGATGACCGAGGTCGCCGGCTTCGCCGACACCTCCGTCACCTGGCTGCTGGTCCTGTTCGGCGTCGGCATGGTCGGTGGCAATCTGCTCGGCGGCAAGTACGCCGACAGGCACCTCATGCCCCTGCTCTACACGACTCTGACCGCACTCGCGGTGGTGCTGGCCCTGTTCACCGTCACCGCGCACCACAAGGTCCTGGCCGCGATCTCCATCCTGCTGGTCGGCGCCCTCGGTTTCGCGACCGTGCCCCCGCTGCAGAAGCGCGTACTGGACCAGGCGCACGGCGCCCCGACCCTGGCCTCTGCCGTCAACATCGGCGCCTTCAACCTCGGCAATGCCCTGGCCGCCTGGCTCGGCGGCATGGTGATCGCCGCCGGCATGGGGCTCACCGCCCCCAACTGGGTCGGCGCCGTCCTCGCGGCGGCCGCGCTCGTTCTCGCGGTCCTCTCCGCCTTCCTCGAGCGCCGGGAGTCCCGCGGAGGCAGCCGGGTCCTCGCGGGGTCCACGGCCGCGGAGCCGGCCACAACGGCCGGCGGGACCACGACCGGGACCGTGACCGCCCCCGAGCCGGCACCGGTCACCGCGGCGCACCGCTGA
- a CDS encoding glycoside hydrolase family 16 protein — MDSPRSPRRLLATVVSVLVLATVGTGLATGAPAPSPQSASALRPAAEAAAVTFSDDFDGPAGSAVDSGKWQIETGDNVNNHERQYYTAGNRNAALDGQGHLVITARRENPGNYQCWYGRCEYTSARLNTAGKFTTTYGRVEARLKVPRGQGMWPAFWMLGNDIGQVGWPASGEIDIMENVGFEPSTVHGTLHGPGYSGSGGIGAGYTLPGGQAFADAFHTFAVDWSPNKVTWSVDGNVYQTRTPADLGGRQWVFDKPFFIILNLAVGGYWPGDPDGSTVFPQQLVVDHVRVTTGDSPATGGPITGIGGKCVDVAGANTANGTPVQLYDCNGTAAQRWSVGTDGTIRALGKCLDAASGGTADGTLVQLWDCNGSGAQRWDANAAGDIVNPQANKCLDATGNSSANGTRLQLWTCSGAANQKWTVTR; from the coding sequence ATGGACTCTCCGCGCTCCCCACGGCGCCTGCTCGCGACCGTCGTCTCCGTACTGGTCCTCGCCACCGTCGGCACCGGCCTGGCGACCGGTGCGCCCGCCCCGTCACCCCAGTCGGCCTCCGCCCTCCGGCCGGCTGCCGAGGCCGCCGCCGTCACCTTCTCCGACGATTTCGACGGGCCCGCGGGATCCGCCGTCGACAGCGGCAAGTGGCAGATCGAGACCGGCGACAACGTCAACAATCACGAGCGGCAGTACTACACGGCCGGCAACCGCAACGCCGCGCTCGACGGGCAGGGCCACCTGGTCATCACCGCCCGTCGTGAGAACCCCGGCAACTACCAGTGCTGGTACGGGCGTTGCGAGTACACCTCGGCCCGGCTGAACACCGCGGGCAAGTTCACCACCACCTACGGGCGGGTCGAGGCCCGGCTGAAGGTGCCCCGCGGGCAGGGCATGTGGCCCGCGTTCTGGATGCTCGGGAACGACATCGGACAGGTCGGCTGGCCCGCCTCGGGCGAGATCGACATCATGGAGAACGTCGGCTTCGAGCCGTCCACCGTCCACGGCACCCTGCACGGGCCTGGCTACTCGGGCTCCGGCGGCATCGGCGCCGGATACACGCTCCCCGGCGGCCAAGCCTTCGCGGACGCCTTCCACACCTTCGCCGTCGACTGGTCACCGAACAAGGTGACGTGGTCGGTGGACGGCAACGTCTACCAGACCCGTACGCCCGCAGATCTGGGCGGCCGCCAATGGGTGTTCGACAAGCCGTTCTTCATCATCCTGAATCTCGCGGTCGGCGGCTACTGGCCCGGCGACCCCGACGGCAGCACCGTCTTCCCGCAGCAGCTCGTCGTCGACCACGTGCGGGTCACCACGGGCGACAGCCCGGCGACCGGCGGGCCGATCACCGGCATCGGCGGCAAGTGCGTGGACGTGGCGGGAGCTAACACCGCCAACGGCACCCCCGTACAGCTCTACGACTGCAACGGCACTGCGGCCCAGCGCTGGAGCGTGGGCACGGACGGCACCATCAGGGCACTCGGCAAGTGCCTCGACGCCGCCTCCGGCGGTACCGCGGACGGCACCCTCGTACAGCTCTGGGACTGCAACGGTTCAGGAGCCCAGCGCTGGGACGCCAACGCGGCAGGCGACATCGTCAACCCGCAGGCGAACAAGTGCCTCGACGCCACCGGCAACAGCTCCGCCAACGGAACCCGGCTGCAGCTCTGGACCTGTAGCGGGGCCGCCAACCAGAAGTGGACGGTCACCAGATGA